The following coding sequences are from one Nilaparvata lugens isolate BPH chromosome 6, ASM1435652v1, whole genome shotgun sequence window:
- the LOC120351761 gene encoding zinc finger protein 239-like — MKIMESIMKSEPRESEEMASVKEEIDIEYSMSWLDKQEIPDEEQVSPSAGSCGDSSEEEGGGNENCESQDGNNEPVVETQPNRNRDVIELSDRNPTLKTTVTKPHQCSVCAKRLSQSRNLNAHMRTHTKEKPYQCTVCTKSFSKSCNLNVHMRTHTKEKPYECTVCTKSFSQSKSLNDHMRTHTKEKPYECTVCTKSFSQSNSLNNHMRTHTKEKPYECTVCIKSFSQSSHLKDHMRTHTKEKPHQCTVCSKSFSQSSQLNVHMRTHTKEKPYECTVCTKSFSQSNSLNDHMRTHTKEKPHECTVCTKSFSQSNSLNDHMRTHTKVKP, encoded by the exons atgaaaattatggaatctatt ATGAAGTCCGAGCCAAGGGAATCAGAAGAAATGGCATCTGTTAAAGAGGAAATCGACATAGAATACAGCATGTCCTGGCTTGACAAGCAGGAGATTCCGGATGAGGAACAG GTGTCTCCATCAGCTGGTAGTTGTGGTGATTCCtctgaagaagaaggaggaggaaacgAAAACTGTGAATCACAAGATGGAAACAATGAACCGGTAGTAGAAACACAACCTAATCGAAATCGAGATGTCATAGAGCTAAGTGATAGAAATCCAACACTCAAAACGACAGTTACAAAGCCTCATCAGTGTTCAGTCTGTGCAAAACGATTATCTCAGAGTCGTAATTTGAATGCCCACATGCGtactcacaccaaagagaaaCCTTACCAGTGTACAGTCTGCACAAAAAGTTTCTCTAAATCTTGTAATTTGAATGTTCACATGCGTACGCACACCAAAGAGAAACCTTACGAATGTACAGTGTGTACAAAAAGTTTTTCTCAATCTAAAAGTTTGAATGACCACATGCGtactcacaccaaagagaaaCCTTACGAATGTACAGTGTGTACAAAAAGTTTTTCTCAATCTAACAGTTTGAATAACCACATGCGtactcacaccaaagagaaaCCTTACGAATGTACAGTCTGtataaaaagtttttctcaATCCAGTCATTTAAAAGACCACATGCGTACTCACACAAAAGAGAAACCTCACCAGTGTACAGTCTGCTCAAAAAGTTTCTCTCAATCTAGTCAGTTGAATGTTCACATGCGtactcacaccaaagagaaaCCTTACGAATGTACAGTGTGTACAAAAAGTTTTTCTCAATCTAACAGTTTGAATGACCACATGCGtactcacaccaaagagaaaCCTCACGAATGTACAGTGTGTACAAAAAGTTTTTCTCAATCTAACAGTTTGAATGACCACATGCGTACTCACACCAAAGTGAAGCCATAG